From the Clostridia bacterium genome, one window contains:
- a CDS encoding response regulator — MYKIILVEDEEFVRNAIRDIIDWKALGFELVGEAGDGHQALELLEKVQPDVILTDICMPFMDGFELAKRAKEIYSTVKVVIITGYDEFEYAQQAVQLDVSDYILKPITPKEFSDTLKKIKNELDEEFADKKT, encoded by the coding sequence ATGTATAAAATCATCCTTGTGGAAGATGAGGAGTTTGTAAGAAATGCCATACGCGATATTATAGATTGGAAAGCTCTAGGTTTTGAGTTAGTTGGTGAAGCAGGGGATGGGCATCAAGCCCTTGAACTTTTGGAAAAGGTTCAGCCTGATGTAATTCTTACCGATATTTGTATGCCTTTTATGGACGGGTTTGAACTTGCAAAGCGGGCAAAAGAGATTTATTCTACCGTTAAGGTTGTCATCATAACTGGATATGACGAGTTTGAATATGCGCAGCAGGCTGTACAGTTGGATGTATCCGATTATATATTGAAGCCCATTACCCCAAAAGAATTTTCAGATACTTTGAAAAAGATAAAAAATGAATTAGATGAAGAATTTGCAGACAAAAAAACATAG